A window of Xiphophorus hellerii strain 12219 chromosome 7, Xiphophorus_hellerii-4.1, whole genome shotgun sequence contains these coding sequences:
- the arl5a gene encoding ADP-ribosylation factor-like protein 5A translates to MGILFTKLWRLFNHQEHKVIIVGLDNAGKTTILYQFSMNEVVHTSPTIGSNVEEIVVNNTHFLMWDIGGQESLRSSWNTYYTNTEFVIIVVDSTDRERISVTKEELYRMLAHEDLRKAGLLIFANKQDVKGCMTVAEISQSLQLTSVKDHQWHIQACCALTGEGLCQGLEWMMSRLRVR, encoded by the exons AGCACAAAGTCATTATTGTTGGTCTGGACAATGCGGGCAAGACTACCATTCTTTACCAATT CTCAATGAATGAGGTGGTGCACACTTCTCCTACAATTGGAAGCAACGTGGAGGAAATTGTGGTCAACAACACCCATTTTCTGATGTGGGACATCGGAGGGCAGGAATCTCTGAGGTCGTCCTGGAATACATACTACACCAACACAGAG TTTGTCATCATTGTGGTTGACAgcacagacagagagaggaTCTCTGTGACCAAAGAAGAGCTCTACAGGATGCTAGCACATGAA GATCTACGAAAAGCAGGTCTGTTGATATTTGCGAACAAGCAAGATGTGAAAGGCTGCATGACTGTGGCTGAAATCTCCCAGAGCCTCCAACTTACCTCCGTCAAAGACCACCAGTGGCACATCCAGGCCTGTTGCGCCCTCACAGGGGAGGG GTTGTGTCAAGGTCTTGAGTGGATGATGTCACGGCTCCGTGTGAGATGA